From Chryseobacterium sp. H1D6B, a single genomic window includes:
- a CDS encoding permease-like cell division protein FtsX — protein sequence MAKSVDEFNKKRLRSSNITVVISIALVLFLLGLMGLILINAQKYSDYIKEQLVVNAYFDENYDAKDSVKIAKLEEETFKKVQTLAPVKRATYISREMAGKEAKASMGIDTDALFEENIFPSSIEVALKPEYVDPAKIDEAIKTLKSVPGIVDVKNNSTLMVDVYNNLNRILKWILGFSILFLVLAVVLINNSIRLKIFSKRFIIKTMQLVGAKRRFILKPFIIEAVILGCIGSFLGLVALCGVWYYFTQEIGSAFVQDNQQYFWLVLLVFGVGIFITVLSTIVATWRFLKTNVDDLYYS from the coding sequence ATGGCTAAATCTGTAGATGAGTTTAATAAGAAAAGGCTTCGGTCCAGCAATATTACTGTTGTAATAAGTATTGCCTTAGTGTTATTTTTGTTAGGATTGATGGGGCTTATTTTAATCAATGCCCAGAAATATTCCGACTATATTAAAGAGCAGTTGGTTGTCAACGCTTATTTTGATGAGAATTATGATGCTAAAGATTCTGTAAAGATTGCTAAACTTGAAGAAGAAACTTTTAAAAAAGTACAGACATTGGCTCCTGTAAAGAGAGCAACTTATATTTCAAGAGAAATGGCTGGTAAGGAGGCAAAAGCAAGTATGGGGATTGACACAGACGCACTTTTTGAAGAAAATATTTTCCCTTCCTCTATCGAAGTTGCTTTAAAACCTGAATATGTAGATCCTGCAAAAATTGATGAAGCCATAAAAACGCTTAAGTCCGTTCCCGGAATTGTTGATGTAAAAAACAACAGTACTTTGATGGTGGACGTATACAATAATTTGAACAGAATTTTAAAATGGATCTTAGGATTCTCTATTTTATTCTTGGTATTGGCAGTTGTATTGATCAATAACTCTATTCGTCTGAAAATTTTCTCTAAAAGATTTATTATTAAGACCATGCAGCTGGTAGGGGCGAAGAGAAGATTTATTCTGAAGCCTTTCATTATTGAAGCGGTAATTTTAGGATGTATTGGTTCCTTTTTAGGACTTGTAGCACTATGCGGAGTCTGGTATTATTTCACTCAAGAAATCGGATCAGCATTTGTACAGGACAACCAGCAGTATTTCTGGTTAGTTTTATTGGTTTTCGGAGTCGGAATCTTTATCACAGTACTAAGTACAATTGTTGCGACTTGGAGATTCTTAAAAACAAATGTTGACGATTTATATTACTCTTAG
- a CDS encoding DUF3098 domain-containing protein yields the protein MSKKTNKFSAAEFGKETERAQEKPFYFGQQNFKWMLIGLAFIVVGFLLMMGPDANTVDGKYDPNSWNDGVFSIRRIRIAPLFVVIGFVIEIYAILKRK from the coding sequence ATGAGCAAAAAAACAAATAAATTTTCCGCAGCAGAGTTTGGTAAAGAAACCGAAAGAGCACAGGAAAAACCTTTTTATTTCGGACAGCAGAATTTTAAATGGATGCTGATAGGCTTGGCATTTATTGTTGTCGGTTTCCTTTTAATGATGGGACCTGATGCCAATACTGTTGACGGAAAGTATGACCCAAATTCTTGGAATGACGGAGTTTTCTCTATCAGAAGAATCAGAATTGCACCGCTGTTTGTGGTGATAGGTTTCGTTATAGAAATATATGCGATCTTAAAAAGAAAATAA
- a CDS encoding undecaprenyl-diphosphate phosphatase, whose protein sequence is MDLIKAIIIAIIEGLTEYLPISSTAHMGFTANLLGLQEDEFLKMFQVSIQFGAILSVVVAYWKKFFDFKNIQFYIKLAFAVVPALVLGYLFDDKIEAVLGNQIAISSVLVLGGVVLLFADKWFKNPVIDDEKGVSVKKAVIIGFWQCLAMMPGTSRSAASIIGGMSQGLTRKAAAEFSFFLAVPTMLAVTVYSVFLKTWGKETAMPQKGYEMIMASQDHILIFVVGNVVAFIVALIAIKAFIGVLNKYGFKPWGWYRIIVGIALLIYFYCFK, encoded by the coding sequence ATGGATTTAATCAAAGCAATTATTATTGCCATTATAGAAGGGTTGACAGAGTATCTGCCTATTTCCTCTACTGCGCACATGGGTTTTACTGCAAACTTATTGGGCTTACAAGAAGATGAGTTTCTGAAGATGTTTCAGGTTTCCATTCAGTTTGGTGCTATTTTATCTGTTGTAGTAGCCTATTGGAAGAAATTCTTTGATTTTAAGAATATTCAGTTTTATATCAAACTGGCTTTTGCGGTTGTACCGGCATTGGTCTTAGGATATTTATTTGATGATAAAATTGAGGCTGTTCTGGGAAATCAGATTGCTATTTCATCAGTATTGGTTTTAGGCGGTGTTGTACTTTTATTTGCGGATAAATGGTTCAAAAACCCTGTAATTGATGATGAAAAAGGGGTTTCAGTTAAGAAAGCAGTAATCATTGGATTCTGGCAGTGTCTGGCTATGATGCCGGGGACGAGCAGAAGCGCCGCATCCATTATTGGAGGGATGTCCCAAGGGCTGACAAGAAAAGCAGCGGCAGAATTTTCTTTCTTTTTAGCAGTTCCTACCATGCTGGCCGTTACCGTATATTCTGTTTTCCTTAAAACTTGGGGAAAAGAAACAGCAATGCCTCAAAAAGGATATGAAATGATTATGGCATCCCAAGATCATATTTTGATCTTTGTTGTTGGAAATGTTGTAGCATTTATTGTGGCATTAATTGCAATCAAAGCGTTTATTGGAGTATTAAACAAATATGGTTTTAAGCCTTGGGGCTGGTATAGAATTATTGTTGGTATTGCCCTTCTGATTTACTTTTATTGTTTTAAATAA
- the truB gene encoding tRNA pseudouridine(55) synthase TruB, with protein sequence MTAENILEGHIFLLDKPLDWTSFQAVNKMKYKLKSEFNLPKKFKIGHAGTLDPRATGLLIVCTGKFTKKIPEIQDAPKEYWTEVKIGVQTESYDTEKPEILPQDISHITEDNIKEALEKFVGEIEQKPPVFSAIKIDGKRAYDLARAGTEVEMKSRKTTIHYIQDIEIDLPFIRFIVGCSKGTYIRSLAHDIGQKLGVGGYLTQLKRTKIGDYNIEDATDQFLENDFKFENN encoded by the coding sequence ATGACTGCCGAAAACATATTAGAAGGCCATATTTTTTTATTAGACAAACCTTTGGATTGGACGTCTTTTCAGGCGGTTAATAAAATGAAATATAAACTCAAAAGTGAGTTTAATCTTCCTAAGAAATTTAAAATTGGACATGCAGGAACATTGGATCCCAGAGCAACAGGGCTTCTAATCGTCTGCACGGGTAAATTCACAAAAAAAATCCCTGAAATCCAGGATGCTCCTAAAGAATACTGGACTGAAGTGAAAATAGGCGTTCAGACCGAAAGTTACGACACCGAAAAACCAGAGATCCTGCCTCAGGATATTTCTCATATTACAGAAGACAATATCAAAGAAGCTTTGGAGAAATTTGTTGGAGAAATTGAACAGAAGCCGCCCGTTTTCTCTGCTATAAAAATTGACGGTAAAAGAGCCTATGATTTAGCCAGAGCAGGCACAGAGGTAGAAATGAAATCTAGAAAAACTACTATTCATTATATTCAGGATATTGAAATTGACCTTCCCTTTATTCGTTTTATAGTAGGCTGCTCAAAAGGAACTTACATCCGCAGTTTAGCTCATGATATAGGACAGAAACTTGGAGTAGGAGGCTATTTGACGCAATTGAAGAGAACCAAAATCGGGGACTACAACATTGAAGATGCTACAGATCAGTTTTTGGAAAATGATTTTAAATTTGAAAATAATTAA
- the rluF gene encoding 23S rRNA pseudouridine(2604) synthase RluF encodes MQEKTRINKYLSEAGFCSRRAADKLLEEGRITINGKIPELGTKVSDEDIVEVDGKPIRESEEDPIYIAFNKPVGVVCTTDSKREKDNIIDYINHPKRIFPIGRLDKPSEGLILLTNDGDIVNKILRARNNHEKEYLVRVDKPINPKFLDKMRNGVPILDTVTKKCEVEKIDDMTFRIVLTQGLNRQIRRMCEYLGYEVKKLKRIRIMNIKLDLPVGKWRDLTDAELSSLNILLGDSSKTID; translated from the coding sequence ATGCAGGAGAAAACACGTATCAATAAATATTTATCGGAAGCCGGATTCTGTTCTAGAAGAGCAGCAGATAAACTTCTGGAAGAAGGCAGAATAACAATCAACGGGAAGATTCCTGAATTAGGAACTAAAGTTTCAGATGAAGATATAGTAGAAGTAGACGGGAAACCGATTCGTGAATCAGAAGAAGATCCTATTTATATCGCTTTCAATAAACCTGTAGGAGTAGTCTGTACCACAGATTCTAAAAGAGAAAAAGATAATATTATTGATTATATTAACCATCCAAAAAGAATTTTTCCGATCGGAAGATTAGATAAACCGAGTGAAGGGTTGATTCTTTTAACGAACGATGGAGATATTGTCAACAAAATTCTTAGAGCTAGAAATAATCACGAAAAAGAATATCTAGTGAGAGTTGATAAGCCGATCAATCCGAAATTCCTAGATAAAATGCGGAATGGTGTTCCTATTTTAGATACAGTCACAAAAAAATGTGAAGTAGAAAAAATTGATGATATGACTTTCAGAATCGTTCTTACACAGGGACTGAACAGACAGATCCGCAGAATGTGTGAATATCTAGGCTATGAAGTAAAAAAACTGAAGAGAATCCGTATAATGAATATCAAATTAGATCTTCCTGTTGGAAAATGGCGTGATCTAACGGATGCAGAACTTTCTTCCCTTAACATCCTTCTTGGAGATTCCAGCAAAACTATAGATTAA
- a CDS encoding helix-hairpin-helix domain-containing protein: MMRKRYYQKAAFLGILLIMLYAFQKYTSLEHKNFPGVKFISKGTLPLHLSEFDPNDLDAEQWQQYGFSEKQAIGILNYKNLLGGKFTSKEQFKKCYSVSSVKFASLEPYILLPETNKDAGSSNFKKKSITISKKFNPDHFSAVDWTALGFSENQTEAILKYKKYLGGSFISKERFKQCFIISPENYQKLAPYLLLPEKTPENLKGYAKNYAAVEMKHQSFDPNILDINGWAALGFSQNQARVIVSYRDRNLKGSFKTLEDIQKCFVISDEKFEEIKPYIILNASVIARNTDGKKPEIKQEKTDFSKIDLNSITFKQLLEFGLDERSAGSMIGFRKKLGGFVNKQQILETYNIDKDLVQKLISTCPLNSSNVAKYTLIDAPEEWLKNHPYFKYSADKIIFYRTSNPDDKKIWKLIKVKPEYEARMKLYLK; encoded by the coding sequence ATGATGAGAAAACGCTATTACCAAAAAGCAGCATTCCTGGGAATACTGCTGATTATGCTTTATGCTTTTCAGAAATATACAAGCCTGGAGCATAAAAACTTTCCGGGGGTTAAATTCATTTCAAAAGGTACGCTTCCATTACACTTATCAGAATTTGATCCTAACGATCTGGATGCAGAGCAATGGCAGCAATACGGCTTTTCCGAAAAACAAGCTATTGGTATTTTAAATTATAAAAATTTGTTAGGCGGAAAGTTTACTTCAAAGGAACAGTTTAAGAAATGCTACTCTGTTTCTTCTGTAAAATTTGCATCACTGGAACCTTACATTTTACTTCCAGAGACGAATAAGGATGCAGGATCCAGTAATTTTAAAAAGAAATCAATTACAATTTCAAAAAAGTTCAATCCTGATCATTTTTCTGCTGTAGACTGGACTGCATTGGGCTTTAGTGAAAATCAGACAGAAGCTATTTTAAAATATAAAAAATATCTGGGCGGAAGTTTTATCAGTAAAGAAAGATTTAAACAATGTTTTATTATCAGCCCTGAAAATTATCAAAAATTAGCTCCTTATTTACTGCTGCCTGAAAAAACGCCCGAAAATTTGAAAGGATATGCAAAAAATTATGCCGCAGTGGAGATGAAACATCAATCTTTTGATCCTAATATTCTGGATATTAATGGATGGGCAGCATTAGGCTTCTCTCAAAACCAAGCAAGGGTCATTGTAAGCTACAGAGACCGAAATTTAAAAGGAAGTTTTAAAACCTTGGAAGATATTCAAAAGTGTTTCGTAATCTCAGATGAAAAATTTGAAGAAATAAAACCTTATATCATCCTTAATGCTTCCGTCATTGCCAGAAATACTGATGGAAAGAAACCTGAAATCAAGCAGGAGAAAACAGATTTTTCAAAAATAGATTTGAATTCTATTACTTTTAAACAGCTTTTAGAATTCGGACTGGATGAGAGAAGTGCAGGCTCTATGATAGGTTTCAGAAAAAAGCTGGGAGGCTTTGTCAATAAGCAGCAGATCTTAGAAACCTACAATATCGACAAAGACCTAGTACAAAAATTAATTTCAACATGCCCGTTGAATTCATCCAATGTTGCTAAATATACACTAATAGATGCTCCTGAAGAATGGCTTAAGAACCATCCCTATTTCAAATATTCTGCAGATAAAATTATTTTCTACCGTACCTCCAATCCTGACGATAAGAAGATCTGGAAGCTTATCAAAGTAAAACCTGAATATGAGGCCAGAATGAAATTATACTTAAAATAG
- a CDS encoding MerR family transcriptional regulator, translating to MKINLADKLYYSIGEVAKAFDVNTSLIRYWEQEFPIIKPKKNKKGNRYFTPEDIKNLQIIYHLVKEKGYTLDGARIALTTNSKISETITLIDRLEFVKAELLKLKDSLVEETE from the coding sequence ATGAAAATTAATTTAGCCGATAAACTCTATTACTCTATAGGTGAAGTTGCGAAAGCTTTCGATGTAAACACTTCGCTGATACGTTATTGGGAACAGGAATTCCCTATTATCAAGCCTAAAAAAAACAAAAAAGGCAACCGGTATTTCACTCCTGAAGACATCAAAAATCTGCAGATCATTTATCATCTGGTGAAAGAAAAAGGCTACACACTGGACGGAGCCCGAATTGCACTGACTACAAACAGTAAAATTTCTGAAACGATTACATTAATCGACAGATTAGAGTTTGTAAAAGCTGAATTATTAAAACTTAAGGATTCTTTAGTTGAAGAAACTGAATAG
- a CDS encoding helix-turn-helix transcriptional regulator, whose amino-acid sequence MNSISVLHIDLFQSGKNASGFYFNTMKNHLVTSHKHIEKPHRHDFYVTVLFTKGKGSHEIDFQKYEVSEGSLFFMSPGQVHSWELSEDADGYIFFFSQEYYDMHYVNHQLRNFPFFSSAVFPRKLQLESSGLQKELTIFKEIEQEYHSQNLMKEDFIHSLITQIYINAARQFAKEYDNFASPASVSYFKHYQDFENLLEQFFTAEKSISYYASLMDVSSKHLNRIVQTVVQKTATEVITERVVLEAKRMLMYLDESLVEIAFRLGYEEYSYFARVFRKSSGMTPTQFIKKYKS is encoded by the coding sequence ATGAATTCTATCTCGGTACTTCATATCGACCTTTTTCAATCAGGGAAGAATGCTTCAGGTTTTTATTTCAATACCATGAAAAATCATCTGGTGACCAGTCATAAACATATTGAAAAACCGCACCGCCATGACTTTTATGTTACTGTTCTTTTTACCAAAGGAAAAGGAAGCCACGAGATTGATTTTCAAAAATATGAAGTTTCTGAAGGAAGTCTTTTCTTTATGTCTCCGGGACAGGTGCACAGCTGGGAACTTTCAGAAGATGCAGACGGATATATTTTCTTTTTTTCTCAGGAATATTACGATATGCATTATGTGAATCATCAGCTTAGAAATTTTCCTTTTTTCAGTTCTGCGGTTTTTCCTAGAAAATTACAGCTTGAGTCTTCGGGATTACAGAAAGAATTGACTATTTTTAAAGAGATTGAGCAAGAATATCACTCCCAAAACTTAATGAAAGAGGATTTTATCCATTCGTTGATCACGCAGATATATATCAATGCTGCCAGGCAGTTTGCTAAAGAATATGATAATTTTGCTTCCCCGGCGAGTGTTTCCTATTTTAAACATTACCAGGATTTCGAAAATCTGCTGGAACAGTTTTTCACTGCTGAAAAATCAATTTCCTATTATGCCTCACTAATGGATGTTTCGTCTAAGCATTTGAACCGGATTGTCCAGACTGTAGTGCAGAAGACCGCTACCGAAGTTATTACTGAAAGAGTTGTTTTAGAAGCAAAAAGAATGCTGATGTATCTTGATGAAAGCCTTGTAGAGATCGCCTTCCGTTTAGGGTATGAAGAATATTCTTATTTTGCAAGAGTATTCCGGAAGAGTTCCGGAATGACTCCTACACAATTTATTAAAAAATATAAATCCTAA
- the ccoG gene encoding cytochrome c oxidase accessory protein CcoG, with translation MSTPSSTIKTSEIENEDFRNSVGTMDESGKRKWIFPRKPKGKYTNYRDYTSYILLALFFGLPFVKINNNPFLLINVIDRRFFIFGQPFYLQDFFILALGAVTSVIFVMLFTVVFGRIFCGWLCPQTVFMEMVFRKIEYWIEGDRNKQMKLDRQDWDAEKIRKRVLKWSVFILISLVITHFMFMYIVGYEKVFQIMQEGPEAHSLKFIVMLCFTAVFYFIFAWLREQVCTLICPYGRLQGVLIDKQTINVYYDFKRGENRSKWRNNEDRKSTGKGDCIDCHQCVVVCPTGIDIRNGQQLECINCTACIDACDEVMEKVGMPKGLIRYATEAEIENQQKFAFTSRMAVTTVFLALLIGFLGFLMYDRGSMEAKFIKPAGSTFFINNGKITNTFTYTFLNKTNQKKILSIRVMSPKNAEINFFGSDKIVLKGDEILKGNINITFPEEDIKLSKQNIVIAVFDETGEMVDSYETTFEGPFKLLL, from the coding sequence ATGAGCACACCATCCAGCACTATCAAAACTTCAGAAATAGAAAATGAAGATTTTAGAAATTCAGTTGGAACCATGGATGAAAGCGGAAAAAGAAAATGGATCTTTCCGCGGAAACCAAAAGGAAAATACACCAATTACAGAGATTATACAAGCTATATCCTTCTTGCTTTATTTTTCGGACTTCCTTTTGTAAAAATCAACAACAATCCTTTTCTGCTGATCAATGTAATAGACAGACGTTTTTTTATTTTCGGACAGCCTTTCTATCTTCAGGATTTTTTCATTCTTGCTTTAGGAGCAGTGACTTCCGTGATTTTTGTTATGCTTTTTACGGTAGTATTTGGAAGAATATTCTGCGGATGGCTCTGCCCGCAGACGGTTTTTATGGAAATGGTCTTTAGAAAGATTGAATACTGGATTGAAGGAGACAGAAACAAGCAGATGAAGTTAGACAGACAGGATTGGGATGCTGAAAAAATCAGAAAAAGAGTTTTAAAATGGTCTGTTTTTATTTTGATCTCACTAGTCATTACTCATTTTATGTTCATGTACATCGTGGGGTATGAAAAGGTTTTCCAAATCATGCAGGAGGGCCCGGAAGCCCATTCTTTAAAATTTATTGTCATGCTCTGTTTCACTGCGGTCTTTTATTTCATTTTCGCCTGGCTCCGTGAGCAGGTATGCACGTTGATCTGTCCGTATGGAAGGCTTCAAGGAGTATTGATCGATAAGCAGACCATCAATGTCTACTATGATTTCAAAAGAGGAGAAAACCGCTCGAAATGGAGAAATAATGAAGACAGAAAATCAACTGGTAAAGGCGACTGTATCGACTGCCATCAATGTGTTGTAGTATGTCCCACAGGAATCGACATCAGAAACGGACAGCAGCTGGAATGTATCAACTGTACCGCATGTATCGATGCATGCGATGAAGTCATGGAAAAAGTGGGGATGCCGAAAGGACTGATCCGTTACGCCACTGAAGCAGAGATCGAAAACCAGCAGAAGTTTGCTTTTACTTCAAGAATGGCTGTAACTACAGTATTCCTAGCTCTACTAATTGGATTTCTAGGATTCCTGATGTATGACAGAGGTTCCATGGAAGCTAAGTTTATCAAACCCGCAGGATCTACTTTCTTTATTAACAACGGTAAAATCACCAATACTTTCACATATACTTTCCTGAATAAAACGAATCAGAAGAAAATACTTTCTATAAGAGTTATGAGTCCTAAAAATGCAGAAATCAACTTTTTTGGTTCCGATAAAATCGTTCTTAAAGGAGATGAAATACTGAAGGGAAATATCAATATCACTTTTCCTGAAGAAGATATCAAACTGTCTAAACAAAACATCGTGATCGCTGTATTTGATGAAACCGGCGAAATGGTAGACTCTTATGAAACCACATTTGAGGGTCCTTTCAAACTGCTCTTGTAA
- a CDS encoding GLPGLI family protein translates to MRFYIFISLLLSSILYSQSDTLKSQFEVIYRIKMFPDTLSKNNVIEEDLSLLIKDNKSLFKSNKKAIRDSIAFAVGKKSFENPVDGKVMLDMRNVPGVNFKSEVYFENGKQTIYKELLKNRFSYPLEDAIKWEIGFETKMIASYLCKKATGKYRNRNYIVWFTDAVPIPDGPYVFKGLPGLVLEAYDTKDYINFSIVRFKKAEKPIVIMKDATPTKYATFHKARQNFIDNPSGTFTNQTGLSVKPSDISRMNNTARRFNNYID, encoded by the coding sequence ATGCGATTTTACATATTCATTTCTTTATTACTGAGTAGTATTTTATATTCTCAATCAGACACTTTAAAGTCACAGTTCGAAGTGATTTATCGGATTAAAATGTTCCCGGATACATTGTCTAAGAACAATGTAATTGAGGAAGATTTATCATTACTAATCAAAGATAATAAGTCATTGTTCAAAAGCAATAAAAAAGCAATACGCGATTCAATTGCTTTTGCAGTGGGTAAAAAAAGCTTTGAAAATCCTGTAGACGGAAAAGTAATGCTTGATATGAGAAATGTTCCCGGAGTAAATTTTAAATCTGAGGTTTATTTTGAAAATGGGAAGCAGACTATTTATAAAGAATTATTGAAAAATCGTTTTTCTTATCCTTTAGAAGATGCAATAAAATGGGAAATAGGTTTTGAAACTAAAATGATAGCATCATACTTATGTAAAAAAGCTACTGGAAAATATAGAAATAGAAACTATATAGTCTGGTTTACGGATGCAGTTCCTATTCCAGACGGACCCTATGTTTTTAAAGGTCTGCCCGGCTTAGTTTTGGAGGCTTATGATACTAAAGATTATATTAATTTTTCAATTGTAAGGTTTAAAAAAGCTGAAAAGCCCATTGTTATTATGAAAGATGCAACTCCTACAAAATATGCTACTTTTCATAAAGCACGTCAAAATTTTATTGATAATCCTTCCGGTACTTTTACTAATCAGACAGGGCTTTCAGTTAAGCCGTCAGATATTTCCAGAATGAACAATACCGCTAGACGTTTCAATAATTATATTGATTAA
- a CDS encoding SMP-30/gluconolactonase/LRE family protein has protein sequence MKNIFKISLVGLVLALVNCKSVNYNDMFYNDVKPEMVSDKFSFTEGPSSDREGNVYFTDQPNDKIYYWDWKTNTIIEFLNKTGRANGTHFDKHDNLFTCSDDQGEIWKISKDKTVQVIAKNFEGKRLNGPNDLWVDSFGGMYFTDPLYERDYWVNFKQEIPHKSLYYRNKEGKIVKLDTFTQPNGIAGSEKFKKLYVSDIDAGKTYVYDILSEGQLSEKRLFCEMGSDGMTLDKHGNLYLTGNGVSVFNREGKKIYQIPIPEKWTSNVTFGGRRNDVLFITASKSVYVLPTRVRGTK, from the coding sequence ATGAAAAATATCTTTAAAATAAGCCTGGTTGGTTTGGTTTTAGCATTAGTAAATTGCAAATCAGTAAATTATAATGATATGTTTTATAATGATGTAAAGCCTGAAATGGTGTCGGATAAATTTAGTTTTACTGAAGGGCCTTCCTCAGACAGAGAAGGAAATGTTTATTTCACAGACCAGCCGAATGACAAAATTTATTACTGGGACTGGAAAACCAACACGATAATCGAATTTTTGAATAAGACAGGCCGGGCAAACGGAACCCATTTTGATAAGCATGATAATTTGTTTACATGTTCTGATGATCAGGGTGAAATCTGGAAAATATCAAAAGATAAAACAGTTCAGGTTATCGCGAAAAATTTTGAAGGAAAAAGACTGAACGGCCCCAATGATCTATGGGTAGACTCTTTCGGAGGAATGTATTTTACAGATCCGCTGTATGAAAGAGATTACTGGGTTAATTTTAAACAGGAAATCCCTCATAAAAGTCTTTATTACAGAAATAAAGAAGGAAAAATCGTTAAATTAGACACCTTTACACAGCCTAACGGAATTGCAGGAAGTGAAAAATTTAAAAAATTATATGTGTCCGATATTGATGCCGGTAAAACGTACGTTTATGATATCCTTTCTGAAGGACAGCTTTCCGAAAAGAGACTGTTTTGTGAAATGGGATCAGACGGAATGACCTTAGATAAACATGGGAACCTTTATTTGACAGGAAATGGAGTCAGTGTTTTTAACCGCGAAGGAAAAAAGATCTATCAAATTCCAATTCCTGAAAAATGGACGTCTAATGTGACATTCGGAGGGAGGAGAAACGATGTATTATTTATTACAGCTTCCAAATCTGTTTATGTTCTTCCTACCCGAGTACGAGGTACGAAATAA
- a CDS encoding DEAD/DEAH box helicase yields the protein MELESIYNKLQIQEMNQMQQSTYKASENNTDIVLLSPTGSGKTLAFLFPVLRNLNNNVSGIQALILVPARELALQIEQVFKAMGTDFKVSVCYGGHDKKIEINNLTQAPAVLIGTPGRIAYHLKNENFDPSTIQTLVLDEFDKALELGFQEDMEYIIRSLNGLSQRILTSATAMDNIPRFTGLNNEKIISFLKEGDAKPDIQLRKVMTTSEEKLDTLFHLICKIGNKRTLIFCNHREAVDRISELLREKGIARETFHGGMEQDERERALLKFRNDSARILITTDLASRGLDVPEVESIVHYQLPPKEDAFIHRNGRTARMNAKGFAYLIMTADENFPFIKNNTPEESVEGYDTVPQRTPFQTIYMSAGKKDKVNKVDIVGYLIKKGELQKEDIGIIEVKDNTSYAAVSRKKVPELLKKLANEKLKGKKIKMEIAY from the coding sequence ATGGAATTAGAATCAATATACAACAAACTGCAGATTCAGGAGATGAATCAGATGCAGCAGTCTACTTATAAAGCCTCTGAAAACAACACAGATATTGTACTGCTTTCTCCTACAGGCTCGGGAAAAACACTTGCCTTTTTATTTCCTGTCCTTAGAAACCTCAACAACAATGTTTCTGGAATTCAGGCTTTGATTCTAGTTCCAGCAAGAGAATTGGCATTACAGATCGAACAGGTTTTCAAAGCGATGGGAACAGATTTTAAAGTTTCTGTATGCTACGGCGGCCACGATAAAAAAATAGAGATCAATAACCTGACCCAGGCTCCAGCTGTATTAATAGGAACGCCGGGAAGAATTGCCTATCATTTAAAAAATGAAAATTTTGATCCTTCAACCATTCAGACTCTGGTATTGGATGAATTTGATAAAGCCTTAGAACTGGGTTTCCAGGAAGACATGGAATATATCATACGTTCTTTAAACGGACTTTCCCAGCGTATTTTAACTTCTGCCACCGCAATGGATAATATTCCGAGGTTTACTGGTTTAAATAATGAAAAGATCATAAGCTTCCTGAAAGAAGGAGACGCTAAGCCTGATATCCAGCTGAGAAAAGTGATGACCACTTCTGAAGAAAAACTGGACACTTTGTTTCATTTAATATGCAAGATCGGTAATAAAAGAACATTGATATTCTGCAATCACCGTGAGGCAGTAGACCGCATTTCTGAACTGCTTCGTGAAAAGGGTATCGCCCGCGAAACATTCCATGGAGGGATGGAACAGGATGAAAGAGAACGTGCTCTACTAAAATTCAGAAATGATTCTGCCAGAATTTTAATCACAACTGATTTAGCTTCCAGAGGACTGGACGTTCCTGAAGTAGAATCTATCGTTCATTATCAGCTTCCGCCAAAAGAAGACGCTTTTATCCACCGAAACGGCCGTACCGCAAGAATGAATGCTAAAGGTTTTGCGTATCTGATCATGACTGCAGATGAAAACTTCCCTTTCATCAAAAATAACACGCCTGAAGAAAGCGTTGAAGGATATGACACCGTTCCGCAGAGAACCCCTTTTCAAACGATCTACATGAGTGCAGGAAAAAAAGATAAAGTGAATAAAGTAGATATTGTAGGCTATCTGATTAAAAAAGGTGAGCTTCAAAAAGAAGACATCGGTATCATTGAAGTAAAAGACAATACTTCATATGCCGCCGTTTCCAGGAAAAAAGTGCCGGAATTATTGAAAAAATTAGCCAACGAAAAACTAAAAGGCAAAAAAATAAAAATGGAGATCGCTTACTAA